GGCCCCGGAGTGCCTTCAGGGCGAGCATCTACCACTGCCTGCACCCGAGTACCCGCTCCCAGCATCAGAAGGGCAGTGTGATAGCCGCCGTCGTGGCAGGTCACCACTACCGCGTTTTCTCCCACTGCCAGTCGATGGCCAGCAATCAGACGCTCCACCCCGCGAGCTGTCAAAATGCCGGGAAGGTCATTGTTCTCAAAAACGAGATGACGGTCGGTAGCACCGGGTGCCAGCACCACGGCCCCTGCCCGGATCTTGAACAGGTCATTTCCCTGCTGGGCCGCCACCAAATTGTCCTCGTAAAGGCCAAAGACAGCGGTGTTTCTCAGAATTTCCAGTCGGGGATGGTCTTTGAGGCAATCTGCCAGTTGGTGAACAGCTTCGTATTCTGGCAGCTGATTGAGTACCGCCTCTCGGCAATTCTGCACCAGGGCAATGCTGTGTAGAGCATGGCCGCCTAGTTGGGGCCGATCGTCAATCAGCAACACCTGCCGACCGGCTGCTAGCGCTGCCTGGGCTGCAGCCAATCCTGCAGGGCCGCCTCCCACTACACAGACATCCGGAAAACGGTAGCGCTTCTCGTAGCGAACCTCATTTTCCCCAGCCTGCCGATCCACCTCTCCCAGTCCAGCGATGCGGCGAATCACCCGCTCAGCCAGCGGCCACAGCCACTTGGGCTTGTGAAATAGCTTGTAGTAGAAGAGGTTGGGCAGTCGCGGCACCACCCAACCGTTGATCGCCATCAGGTCAAACTCTACCGAAGGCCAAGCATTTTGAGTGCGGACCTGCATCCCTTCTCGCACAGAGATCCGATCGGCTAGTTCATTGGGCGTGTTGTCTACCGTAACTAGCGTTTCTGGCCCCTGACCGTGGCCGTCATAGACACTGCGCGGCCGGTGAAACTTAAAGCTACGAGAAAATAGACGAATGCCGTTAGCCAGTAAAGCCGAGGTAACGGTGTCGCCCTCAAAGGCAGTTAGGGTTTTGCCGTTGAAGCTAAAGGTGACGGGGCGGCCTAGGTCAGGCAGCTCTATTTCGGGGTGGTGGGTGATGCGCCGGAACATAGATATAGAAGTTCAACAAATTGGTCTGGACAAGCCTTGGAGCTTATCTATAAACCCAGGTTTCAATTTAGTGAATCGGTTTTTAGCGTGAGGGGTCTTCTGGCATCCCCTGCAAATCTCGGTACCAAAAACTCCGGTGCTGAGTGTTGTCTGTGGTATCGCGCTCAACTAAAAACCAGGACTGGCAGCCACTGCGGTGATACCACCATTCCAGCTGCCGCCCCCGACGGTTTTGCCTGAGATAGAGGTAGTCGGTCCAGTCCAATAGACCTGCATCAGGCAGCGGCCGGGGAGTAAATTCACCTTTACAGGCAAACTCACTGACCGAACGCCTGCCGCAGTTAGGACAGGTAAGTTGAAAGCTCATATCAGCAGTTGACGTACTGTTTCATTTCCCAGGGAGTAATACCGGCGTGGAAAGCATCCCACTCGCTGTACTTAAATTCAAAGTAGGTCTTGGTCGCCAGCTCCCCAATCACATCCATCAGCAGGCTGTCGTTTTTAAGGGCTTCCAGCGCTTCCAGCAGGTTTGAGGGCAGACGCTGCAGGTCAAACTCAGACCCTCGAACGAACAGGTTTTCATCGATGCGCTGGCCGGGGTTGGCCTGGGTAGCGATGCCCTCCAACCCAGCAGCTAGCAGCCCCGCCAGCACTAGGTACAGGTTGGCAGCCCCGTCTACCAAGCGGCACTCAAACCGTCCAGCCTCCGGAATTCGCAGCATGTGGGTGCGGTTGTTGCCGCCATAGGAGATGTATTGAGGGCTCCAGGTGCTGCCAGACTCGGTCATGGCAGCACCCAACCGACGGTAGGAGTTAATGGTTGGGCCACACAGGGCTGTAAGGCCCCGCCCGTGGGCCAAAACCCCGCCCAGGAAGTGATAGCCTACAGCAGAGAGGCCCCCGTCATCTGCCCCGTCGGCGAACAAATTGTTGTCGCCCTGCCAAAGGCTGTTGTGAATATGAGCCCCGTTACCCGTCAGATGACTAAAGGGTTTGGGCATGAAGGTTGCTGTCAAGCCCTGCTGTTCTGCCAGGGTTTTGACCATGTATTTAAAAAAGACGTGGCGATCAGCGGTGACTCTGGCATCGTCATAGGTCCAGTTGATCTCAAACTGGCCGTTAGCATCTTCATGATCACACTGGTAAGGTTCCCAGCCCAGTTCCTCCATATAAGTCACCAGCTTGGAGATCAGGTCAAACTGGCGCATCAGGTTGAGCTGGTCGTAGCACGGACGGGTGGCGGTGTCGTGGGCATCTGCGATCGCATATCCCGTCTCAGTCTGCCGCAGCAGAAAAAATTCAGCCTCCACCCCTGCCTTGTAGCTGTAGCCCAGCTCAGCCGCCTGAGTCAGCACCCGGTTCAAAATCATGCGAGGAGCCGCTGGAAAAGGCGCTCCATTGAAATACACATCGCTAGCTACCCAGCCCACATTAGGCTGCCAAGGCAACACAATCAAAGATTCAGGATCAGGGATAACGGCGATTTCTGCAGCATCAGGTCCCAGACCCAAATTAGAGGCAAAAGACGCAAAAAAAGCGCCGTTTCGCTCCACCGAGCTGATTTTAGCAGCAGGTACGAGCTTGGCCCTCGTCCCCCCCAGCAGGTCAGTGTAAGACACCAGAAAGAAGTTTAAGCTGTGCTCCTGCGC
The window above is part of the Pseudanabaena sp. FACHB-2040 genome. Proteins encoded here:
- the glnT gene encoding type III glutamate--ammonia ligase, which codes for MVATLTQGKTLAELAQEHSLNFFLVSYTDLLGGTRAKLVPAAKISSVERNGAFFASFASNLGLGPDAAEIAVIPDPESLIVLPWQPNVGWVASDVYFNGAPFPAAPRMILNRVLTQAAELGYSYKAGVEAEFFLLRQTETGYAIADAHDTATRPCYDQLNLMRQFDLISKLVTYMEELGWEPYQCDHEDANGQFEINWTYDDARVTADRHVFFKYMVKTLAEQQGLTATFMPKPFSHLTGNGAHIHNSLWQGDNNLFADGADDGGLSAVGYHFLGGVLAHGRGLTALCGPTINSYRRLGAAMTESGSTWSPQYISYGGNNRTHMLRIPEAGRFECRLVDGAANLYLVLAGLLAAGLEGIATQANPGQRIDENLFVRGSEFDLQRLPSNLLEALEALKNDSLLMDVIGELATKTYFEFKYSEWDAFHAGITPWEMKQYVNC
- a CDS encoding sarcosine oxidase subunit delta, whose protein sequence is MSFQLTCPNCGRRSVSEFACKGEFTPRPLPDAGLLDWTDYLYLRQNRRGRQLEWWYHRSGCQSWFLVERDTTDNTQHRSFWYRDLQGMPEDPSR